A genomic stretch from Gopherus flavomarginatus isolate rGopFla2 chromosome 3, rGopFla2.mat.asm, whole genome shotgun sequence includes:
- the LOC127047604 gene encoding protein FAM240B-like, with the protein MNSQYVRFEVFGCETEELTDFWEKTIEKQTKHLQIEKERQQRSALPKLRTEWKERLEKRIQMMKTQNEEPAS; encoded by the exons ATGAATAGTCAATATGTGCGCTTTGAAGTGTTTGGATGTGAAACTGAGGAACTAACAGACTTCTGGGAAAAGACAATTGAAAAACAAACTAAGCATCTGCAAATTGAAAAAGAACGTCAACAGAGAAGTGCTCTGCCAAA ACTCAGAACTGAATGGAAGGAGAGGTTGGAAAAACGGATACAAATGATGAAGACTCAAAATGAAGAGCCAGCTAGTTGA